Proteins from one Longimicrobium sp. genomic window:
- a CDS encoding MbtH family NRPS accessory protein, whose amino-acid sequence MSDEREDTTIYMAVVNDEEQYSIWPADRELPLGWRDAGKHGLKPEVLAWIEEVWTDMRPKSLRDKMKEAGLD is encoded by the coding sequence ATGAGCGACGAACGCGAAGATACCACCATCTACATGGCGGTGGTGAACGACGAGGAGCAGTACTCCATCTGGCCCGCCGACCGCGAGCTGCCGCTGGGGTGGCGCGACGCCGGCAAGCACGGCCTGAAGCCCGAGGTCCTGGCCTGGATCGAGGAGGTCTGGACGGACATGCGGCCCAAGTCGCTGCGCGACAAGATGAAGGAGGCGGGGCTCGACTGA
- a CDS encoding MFS transporter: MKPARGESFRQSVRELRPFLLIWAGQLVSALGSGLTSFAVAVAVYQKTGSAEQFGLLIFAWMFPSLLLSPVAGTLVDRWDRRRVLIAADTGSALLTLATAALVLAGHFEVWYLFVTSALASFISSFQEPAFTAAMASIVPRHQYGRAVGLMQLLGPVSMIVAPVVAGALLVTIGLGGIMVVDGVTYLAAIAGLALVAIPRPARVEVASTEDDGPAWLAAARRFGAEAAVGWRFVRERPGLLGLLAFVALVNFWTGFVNPLLAPMILSFGSPVALATVQAAVGVGAVAGGIVVGAWGGPRHRIAGVLGAVFIVGACIAATGVRTSIPWVAATMFAWAFASPLLATSSSAIWMSKTPHALMGRVMAVRRMAFMSMIPLAVLIAGPLAERVFEPLMAPGGALAGTAGTLVGVGKGRGVALMFVVLGALVMLTATIAWLVPRIRHVERDVADAPHPQSPPHPAAAPDEAGAELAVAG; this comes from the coding sequence ATGAAGCCAGCGCGAGGGGAATCCTTCCGCCAGTCCGTGCGCGAGCTGCGCCCCTTCCTCCTGATCTGGGCGGGGCAGCTCGTGTCGGCGCTGGGCTCGGGGCTGACCTCGTTCGCCGTGGCCGTGGCCGTGTACCAGAAGACCGGCTCGGCCGAGCAGTTCGGGCTGCTGATCTTCGCGTGGATGTTCCCCTCGCTCCTCCTCTCGCCCGTGGCGGGAACACTGGTGGACCGCTGGGACCGCCGCCGCGTCCTCATCGCCGCCGACACGGGGTCGGCGCTGCTGACGCTGGCCACCGCCGCGCTGGTGCTGGCCGGCCACTTCGAGGTGTGGTATCTCTTCGTCACCTCGGCCCTCGCCTCGTTCATCTCCTCGTTCCAGGAGCCCGCCTTCACCGCCGCCATGGCCTCCATCGTTCCGCGCCACCAGTACGGACGCGCGGTGGGGCTGATGCAGCTGCTGGGGCCGGTGAGCATGATCGTGGCGCCGGTGGTCGCCGGCGCGCTCCTGGTCACGATCGGCCTCGGCGGGATCATGGTGGTCGACGGCGTCACCTACCTGGCCGCCATCGCGGGACTGGCGCTGGTGGCCATCCCCCGCCCCGCCCGCGTGGAGGTCGCGTCGACGGAAGACGACGGTCCCGCCTGGCTGGCCGCCGCGCGCCGCTTCGGCGCCGAGGCGGCGGTGGGGTGGCGCTTCGTGCGCGAGCGGCCGGGGCTGCTGGGGTTGCTCGCCTTCGTCGCGCTCGTCAACTTCTGGACGGGGTTCGTCAATCCCCTGCTGGCGCCGATGATCCTGAGCTTCGGCTCGCCCGTGGCGCTGGCCACCGTCCAGGCGGCGGTGGGCGTGGGCGCGGTGGCCGGCGGCATCGTCGTGGGCGCGTGGGGCGGGCCCAGGCACCGCATCGCCGGGGTGCTGGGCGCGGTGTTCATCGTCGGCGCCTGCATCGCCGCCACGGGGGTGAGGACGTCGATCCCCTGGGTCGCCGCGACGATGTTCGCCTGGGCGTTCGCCTCGCCGCTGCTGGCGACCAGCAGCTCGGCCATCTGGATGAGCAAGACCCCGCACGCGCTGATGGGGCGGGTGATGGCGGTGCGGCGGATGGCGTTCATGTCGATGATCCCGCTGGCCGTGCTGATCGCCGGCCCGCTGGCCGAGCGCGTCTTCGAGCCGCTGATGGCCCCCGGCGGCGCGCTGGCCGGCACCGCGGGCACGCTGGTCGGCGTGGGGAAGGGGCGCGGCGTGGCGCTGATGTTCGTGGTCCTCGGCGCGCTGGTGATGCTGACCGCGACCATCGCCTGGCTCGTTCCCCGGATCCGCCACGTCGAGCGCGACGTCGCCGACGCGCCGCATCCGCAGTCGCCGCCGCACCCCGCCGCCGCGCCCGACGAGGCCGGCGCGGAGCTGGCCGTCGCGGGGTGA